One genomic segment of Blattabacterium sp. (Blaberus giganteus) includes these proteins:
- a CDS encoding DNA recombination protein RmuC: MNILFVYTFLFFILFICIYFFRKLEFFFRKEFKDQQNEIQKLSKYSRTEIGDSLIELKNGLIQTIKVFQDIFDKKVQFYTENQDKKLGSFYVSQEKYLKILEKKLEEIRENVNDKLQTSLNRHLGKSFEIIGNQLFFLQEGLGEMKILAKDVSSLKRTLNHVRICGSFSEMQLSMLLQQILSPEQYASNVVTKSNTNFVVEFAIKLPGLEDGNIIWLPIDVKFPKETYEKLQKAYNNGEKKNIEIATKNMESVLKKMSKDIKDKYVDPPHTTDFAILFLPFEGIYAEITKNSSLLEELLRKHKTVIAGPSTLAAILNSLQIGFRTLAIQKRSSEVWKILETVKQEFTKFGLLLHQAQDKLQGASKDIDRLLGVKSNLIEKKLKDIEKI; encoded by the coding sequence ATGAATATATTATTCGTTTATACTTTTTTATTTTTTATTTTATTCATATGTATATATTTCTTTAGAAAATTAGAATTCTTTTTTAGAAAAGAGTTTAAAGATCAACAAAATGAAATTCAAAAATTATCTAAATATAGTAGAACAGAAATTGGAGATTCTCTGATCGAACTAAAAAACGGGTTGATACAAACTATCAAAGTTTTTCAGGATATTTTTGATAAAAAAGTTCAATTTTATACTGAAAATCAAGATAAAAAATTGGGTTCTTTTTATGTGTCACAGGAAAAGTATCTTAAAATTCTTGAAAAAAAACTTGAGGAAATAAGAGAAAATGTTAATGATAAACTTCAAACTTCTTTAAATCGACATTTGGGAAAATCGTTTGAAATTATTGGAAATCAACTATTTTTTTTACAAGAAGGGTTGGGAGAGATGAAAATTTTAGCTAAAGATGTGAGTTCTTTAAAAAGAACTTTAAATCATGTAAGAATATGTGGAAGTTTTAGCGAAATGCAACTTTCAATGCTTTTGCAACAAATATTATCTCCAGAACAATATGCCTCTAATGTTGTAACTAAATCTAATACAAATTTTGTAGTAGAATTCGCCATTAAACTTCCAGGTCTTGAAGATGGAAACATAATATGGTTACCTATTGATGTAAAATTTCCAAAAGAAACTTATGAAAAATTACAAAAAGCTTATAATAATGGAGAAAAAAAAAATATAGAAATAGCAACAAAAAATATGGAATCTGTACTAAAAAAAATGTCAAAAGATATTAAAGATAAATATGTAGATCCTCCACATACTACTGATTTTGCTATTCTTTTTTTACCTTTTGAAGGTATATATGCTGAAATAACAAAAAATTCTAGTTTACTAGAAGAATTATTAAGAAAACATAAAACAGTAATAGCAGGTCCATCTACATTGGCTGCTATATTAAATAGTTTACAAATTGGATTTCGAACCTTAGCTATTCAAAAAAGAAGCTCTGAAGTATGGAAAATTTTAGAAACGGTAAAACAGGAATTCACAAAATTTGGATTGTTACTTCATCAAGCTCAAGACAAATTGCAAGGCGCATCTAAAGATATTGATAGACTATTAGGAGTTAAAAGTAATTTGATAGAAAAAAAATTAAAAGACATAGAAAAAATATAA
- the rho gene encoding transcription termination factor Rho: MFDITELKSKKLFELQEIARSSGLKKCTQLRKNELLEKIISIFNNNNKNTSVYSKRENSLKKGFKMRKNTESKNSFLENKSINGKKKSQEHLKISNSKLLEESKKFQKKHQNFYNWKKNDRNDRFETQNISSFHGTEIGPKKSSLNKYRVPEYEFEGIIISEGVLEIMPENYGFLRSSDFNYLSSPDDIYVSQSQIRLFGMKTGDTIRGEVRPPKDGEKYFPLIKILEINGRSPSFVRERDSFEHLTPLFPNEKFKLAEKNATLSTRIVDLFTPIGKGQRGMIVAPPKTGKTTLLKEIANAIAANHPEVYLIILLIDERPEEVTDMQRNVKGEVIASTFDEPADRHVKVANIVLQKAKRMVECSHDVVILLDSITRLARAYNTVAPASGKVLSGGVDANALHRPKRFFGAARNIENGGSLSIIATAMIDTGSKMDEVIFEEFKGTGNKELQLDRKIANKRIYPAIDLVSSSTRKDDLLLDTNTLQRMWILRKHLSDMNPVEAMEFLRSRIARTKNNEEFLISMNG, translated from the coding sequence ATGTTTGATATTACTGAATTAAAAAGTAAGAAACTTTTTGAATTACAGGAGATTGCTCGTTCATCAGGATTAAAAAAATGTACACAATTACGAAAGAACGAACTCTTAGAAAAAATTATTTCTATTTTTAATAATAATAATAAAAATACTTCTGTATATTCAAAAAGAGAAAATTCTTTAAAGAAAGGATTTAAAATGCGAAAAAATACTGAATCTAAAAATTCATTTTTAGAAAATAAAAGTATAAATGGAAAAAAAAAATCTCAAGAACATTTAAAAATTTCTAATTCTAAACTTTTAGAAGAATCCAAAAAATTTCAAAAAAAACATCAAAATTTTTATAATTGGAAAAAAAATGATAGAAATGATAGATTCGAAACTCAAAATATATCATCATTTCACGGAACAGAAATAGGACCTAAAAAATCTTCTTTGAACAAATACCGTGTTCCTGAATATGAATTTGAAGGAATAATAATAAGTGAAGGAGTATTGGAAATAATGCCAGAAAATTATGGATTTTTGAGATCTTCCGATTTTAACTATTTGTCTTCCCCCGATGATATTTACGTTTCTCAATCTCAAATTAGACTTTTTGGAATGAAAACAGGAGATACAATAAGAGGAGAAGTTCGTCCACCTAAAGATGGAGAGAAATATTTTCCACTAATTAAAATTCTTGAGATAAATGGAAGATCTCCTTCTTTTGTAAGAGAAAGAGATTCTTTTGAGCATCTGACTCCATTATTTCCAAATGAGAAATTCAAATTAGCTGAAAAAAATGCTACTCTTTCTACAAGAATTGTAGATCTTTTTACTCCTATAGGAAAAGGACAGAGGGGAATGATCGTAGCTCCTCCTAAAACGGGAAAAACTACTTTATTAAAAGAAATAGCTAATGCTATTGCGGCTAATCATCCTGAAGTATATTTAATTATATTATTGATAGATGAACGTCCAGAAGAAGTTACAGATATGCAAAGAAATGTAAAAGGAGAAGTTATTGCATCTACTTTTGATGAACCAGCAGATAGACATGTAAAAGTTGCTAACATTGTTTTGCAAAAAGCAAAAAGAATGGTAGAATGTTCACATGACGTAGTGATATTATTAGATTCAATTACACGTTTAGCACGTGCGTATAATACTGTTGCCCCTGCATCTGGAAAGGTATTATCAGGAGGAGTAGATGCAAATGCCTTACACAGACCCAAAAGATTTTTTGGAGCGGCTAGAAACATAGAAAATGGAGGGTCTTTGTCTATAATTGCTACAGCTATGATCGATACAGGATCAAAAATGGATGAAGTAATTTTTGAAGAATTCAAAGGAACAGGAAATAAAGAACTTCAATTAGACCGAAAAATAGCTAATAAGCGAATTTATCCAGCTATTGATCTTGTTTCTTCTAGTACTAGAAAAGATGATCTTTTACTTGATACAAATACATTACAAAGAATGTGGATTTTGCGAAAGCATCTTTCTGATATGAATCCAGTAGAAGCTATGGAATTTTTAAGATCTAGAATTGCTAGAACTAAAAATAATGAGGAATTTTTAATATCTATGAATGGATAA
- a CDS encoding DUF4293 family protein, producing MLYRIQTLYLFISIFIYSVFIYFLYSFNINKKNLAYFFYLNSYFKNIIIIFIIICLFLSILSFLFFKKKKLQIYLNKINILVNILVLILFFSYSYYHTLYSIIILFPMILCIYILWISNIAIKKDIELIDSINRIR from the coding sequence ATGCTATATAGAATACAAACATTATATTTATTTATTTCTATTTTTATTTATTCTGTTTTCATATATTTCTTATATTCTTTTAATATTAATAAAAAAAATCTAGCTTATTTTTTTTATTTGAATTCATATTTCAAAAATATAATTATAATTTTTATAATTATATGTCTATTTCTATCCATTTTAAGTTTTCTTTTTTTTAAGAAAAAAAAACTGCAAATATATTTGAATAAAATTAATATACTTGTCAATATCCTTGTATTAATCCTTTTTTTTTCATATTCATATTATCACACATTATATTCAATAATCATACTTTTTCCTATGATATTATGTATATATATTTTGTGGATATCAAACATAGCTATAAAAAAAGATATAGAATTAATCGATTCTATAAATCGAATACGATAA
- the prfA gene encoding peptide chain release factor 1 gives MKKTSLIQKLEVSKKEFHEISKLIIQPNVVSNQKEYKKLLKKYTKLEKIVSLYEEYNKKLAFLKEINFILENDSDTEMKELASTEKHKVLENLSSIEKKSYNLLFVSDYTTEDHRDAAIVELRSGTGGDEACIFVEDILRMYTMYFKKSGWKYKIIHAQKGGIKGYKEIILDINGKEGVYGNLKFESGVHRVQRIPKTESQGRLHTSAITVAVLPKVKDTEVRINSSDIKKDTFRSSGSGGQHVNKTESAVRLTHIPSKITVECQEERSQHKNFEKAMSILRSRIYQNEKEKKLKKISIERKSLISTGDRSVKIRTYNYPKNRVTDHRIHKSIYDLEGFMNGNIQDMINILKIFEKK, from the coding sequence ATGAAAAAAACTTCATTAATTCAAAAATTAGAAGTTTCCAAAAAGGAATTTCATGAAATTTCAAAATTAATCATACAACCCAATGTTGTATCTAATCAAAAAGAATATAAAAAATTATTAAAAAAATATACAAAATTAGAAAAAATAGTTTCTCTTTATGAAGAATACAATAAAAAATTAGCTTTTCTTAAAGAAATAAATTTCATTTTAGAAAATGATTCAGATACGGAAATGAAAGAATTAGCTTCAACAGAAAAACACAAGGTTTTAGAAAATCTATCTTCTATTGAAAAAAAATCCTACAATCTTCTATTTGTATCGGACTATACAACAGAAGATCATAGAGATGCTGCTATAGTAGAACTTCGTTCTGGAACAGGAGGAGATGAAGCATGTATTTTTGTTGAAGATATATTAAGAATGTATACAATGTATTTTAAAAAATCAGGTTGGAAATATAAAATTATACATGCTCAAAAAGGAGGAATAAAAGGATACAAAGAGATCATCTTAGATATTAATGGAAAAGAAGGAGTTTACGGAAATTTAAAATTTGAATCTGGAGTACATAGAGTACAAAGAATTCCAAAAACAGAATCTCAAGGAAGACTTCATACATCTGCTATAACAGTAGCTGTCCTCCCTAAAGTCAAAGACACAGAAGTTCGTATTAATTCATCCGATATAAAAAAAGATACTTTTAGATCTAGTGGATCTGGAGGTCAACACGTAAATAAAACTGAATCTGCAGTCCGATTAACTCATATTCCAAGTAAAATTACAGTAGAGTGTCAAGAAGAACGTTCTCAACATAAAAATTTTGAAAAAGCTATGAGTATTTTACGATCACGTATTTATCAAAATGAAAAAGAAAAAAAATTAAAAAAAATATCTATTGAAAGAAAATCTTTAATTTCTACAGGAGATCGTTCCGTAAAAATTAGAACTTATAATTATCCAAAAAATAGAGTTACGGATCATAGAATTCATAAATCTATTTATGATCTTGAAGGATTTATGAATGGAAATATTCAGGATATGATTAATATATTAAAAATTTTTGAAAAAAAATAA
- the accC gene encoding acetyl-CoA carboxylase biotin carboxylase subunit: MFKKILIANRGEIALRIIRTAKEMGIRTVAVYSTADKHSLHVYFADEAVCIGPPHPYQSYLNIPNLISAAEITNADAIHPGYGFLSENAYFSSMCHKHGIKFIGAKPSHMIQMGNKISAKKTMKKIGISCLPGSDCFVESSYQDIEKIADKIGYPIIIKAVSGGGGKGIRSVLDKCHLKNSWEEAKKEAWSCFGKKDMYIEKFILNPRHIEIQIIGDKYGEAYHLSERDCSIQRRNQKLVEEAPSPFLTATLRKKMGEEAIKAAEYIHYEGVGTIEFLVDQNKDFYFMEMNPRIQVEHTITEEITGLDLIQEQIFLAYGKKLSINKNYYPKMYSIECRINAEEPSLNFRPIPGKITQMHLPGGKGVRIDTHIYAGYFVPHYYDSMIAKIITTAKSRKETIEKMRRSLDELVIEGIQTTLPLLRKLMQNHNFLKGNYNTSFLDNLELL, from the coding sequence ATGTTTAAAAAAATATTAATAGCTAATAGAGGAGAAATAGCTTTACGAATTATACGAACAGCCAAAGAAATGGGAATTAGAACTGTAGCTGTTTATTCTACAGCAGATAAACATAGTCTTCATGTTTATTTTGCGGATGAAGCTGTATGTATTGGACCTCCCCATCCCTATCAATCTTATTTAAATATTCCAAATTTGATTTCTGCGGCAGAAATTACAAACGCAGATGCAATTCACCCTGGATATGGATTTTTGTCTGAAAATGCATATTTTTCCTCTATGTGTCATAAACATGGAATAAAATTTATTGGGGCTAAACCAAGTCATATGATTCAAATGGGAAATAAAATTTCAGCTAAAAAAACCATGAAAAAAATTGGCATTTCTTGTTTACCTGGATCGGATTGTTTTGTTGAATCATCTTATCAAGATATTGAAAAAATTGCAGATAAAATAGGATACCCAATAATTATAAAAGCTGTTTCTGGAGGTGGAGGAAAAGGAATTCGATCTGTTTTGGATAAATGCCATTTAAAAAATTCTTGGGAAGAAGCTAAAAAAGAAGCTTGGTCTTGTTTTGGAAAAAAAGATATGTATATAGAAAAATTTATTTTGAATCCAAGACACATAGAAATTCAAATTATAGGAGATAAATATGGAGAAGCATATCATTTATCTGAAAGAGATTGTTCTATTCAAAGAAGAAATCAAAAATTGGTAGAAGAAGCGCCTTCTCCATTTTTAACTGCAACTCTTAGAAAAAAAATGGGAGAAGAAGCTATAAAAGCAGCTGAGTATATTCATTATGAAGGAGTAGGTACTATAGAATTTTTAGTAGATCAAAATAAGGATTTTTATTTTATGGAAATGAATCCAAGAATACAAGTAGAACATACTATAACTGAAGAAATAACAGGGTTAGATTTAATTCAAGAACAAATATTTTTAGCTTATGGAAAAAAACTTTCTATAAATAAGAATTATTATCCAAAAATGTATTCTATAGAATGTAGAATAAATGCAGAAGAGCCATCTTTAAATTTTCGTCCTATTCCTGGAAAAATAACTCAAATGCATTTACCTGGAGGAAAAGGCGTACGTATTGACACACATATTTATGCAGGATATTTTGTCCCACATTATTATGATTCTATGATCGCTAAAATTATTACTACGGCAAAAAGTAGAAAAGAGACTATTGAAAAAATGCGTCGTTCTTTAGATGAATTAGTCATAGAGGGGATACAAACTACACTTCCTTTACTCAGAAAACTTATGCAAAATCATAATTTTTTAAAAGGAAATTACAATACAAGTTTTTTAGATAATTTAGAATTGTTATAA
- the accB gene encoding acetyl-CoA carboxylase biotin carboxyl carrier protein, with translation MDLKKIKSLIQFISDSNIDEIRIKMENMEIYMKNRTLIKNQKDPCNSPTINSKKISSSSSSSSTYDFHDIFYKKEKENKNQYLTIKSPMIGTFYRKPHPDQDPFVKIGDKIKIGTKVCVIEAMKLFNDIESEINGTLIKVLVEDASPVDYDQPLFLIDPNC, from the coding sequence ATGGATTTAAAAAAAATAAAATCCTTAATTCAATTTATTTCAGATTCGAATATAGATGAGATAAGGATAAAAATGGAAAACATGGAAATTTACATGAAAAATAGAACATTGATAAAAAATCAAAAAGATCCATGTAATTCTCCTACTATTAATTCTAAAAAAATATCCTCTTCGTCATCTTCTTCTTCTACTTATGATTTTCATGATATCTTTTATAAAAAAGAAAAAGAAAATAAAAATCAATATTTAACCATAAAATCTCCTATGATCGGAACATTTTACAGGAAACCTCATCCAGATCAAGATCCTTTTGTAAAAATAGGAGATAAAATAAAAATAGGAACTAAAGTATGTGTTATAGAAGCAATGAAACTGTTTAATGACATTGAATCTGAAATAAATGGAACTTTGATTAAAGTTCTAGTAGAAGATGCTTCTCCTGTTGATTATGATCAACCTTTATTCCTTATAGATCCTAACTGTTAA
- the rpmF gene encoding 50S ribosomal protein L32, whose product MAHPKRRQSKSRRNKRRSHFKIKEPLLTKCALTKKKHLYHHAYWYENKLYYRGKIVCNKKES is encoded by the coding sequence ATGGCCCATCCTAAAAGAAGACAATCTAAGTCGAGAAGAAATAAAAGAAGAAGTCATTTTAAAATCAAAGAACCTTTATTAACAAAATGTGCTTTAACAAAGAAAAAACATTTATATCATCATGCATATTGGTATGAAAACAAACTTTATTATAGAGGAAAAATTGTATGTAATAAAAAAGAATCCTAA
- the proS gene encoding proline--tRNA ligase, which produces MSQLTKRNENYSKWYNEIVVKSGLAEFSGIRGFMIIKPYGYSLWDRMKTILDKMFKLTGHKNVYFPSLIPKSAFSKEKEHTEIFSEGCAVVTHSRLIKKNKDQEELIVDPESKLQEELVIRPTSESIIWNTYKRWIQSYRDLPILFNQWGNALRWEMRTRLFLRTTEFLWQEGHTAHSTKNEAIEEAIKILNIYTDFSENFMAIPVLQGIKPYMDKFYGSEKTYCIEALMQDGKALQIGTSHFLGQNFSKAFDVKFTNFNGKKEYVWGTSWGVSTRLIGGLIMSHSDDKGLILPPKIAPIQIIIIPIYYEKKYDIINEISKKILNILKKEGIRVKYDDRVLLTPGWKFHEYEMKGIPIRISIGKNEIQNEKVEIFRRDTCEKTYLYWGNLKNSILKLLEKIQKNIYKKAFQRTQELIIKLDHYNDFKNQIKRSGGFIFAHWDGTKNTGKKIQEETEATIRCIPINNMEKGKCIYSGNPSLQRVVFAKSY; this is translated from the coding sequence ATGAGCCAATTAACTAAACGTAATGAAAATTATTCAAAATGGTACAACGAAATAGTTGTTAAATCCGGATTGGCAGAATTTTCCGGAATACGTGGTTTTATGATTATTAAACCATATGGATATTCTTTATGGGATAGAATGAAAACAATACTAGATAAAATGTTCAAGTTAACTGGACATAAAAATGTTTATTTTCCTTCACTCATTCCAAAATCAGCTTTCTCAAAAGAAAAAGAACATACTGAAATTTTTTCTGAAGGATGTGCCGTTGTAACACATTCTAGACTAATAAAAAAAAATAAAGATCAAGAAGAATTAATCGTTGATCCTGAATCTAAGTTACAAGAAGAATTAGTAATTAGACCTACTTCTGAAAGTATAATATGGAATACTTATAAACGATGGATTCAATCTTATAGAGATTTACCTATTTTATTTAATCAATGGGGAAATGCACTAAGATGGGAAATGCGAACTCGTTTATTTCTTAGAACAACTGAATTTTTATGGCAAGAAGGACATACTGCTCATTCTACAAAAAATGAAGCTATAGAAGAAGCTATAAAAATATTAAATATATATACCGATTTTTCAGAAAATTTTATGGCTATACCTGTATTACAAGGAATTAAACCATATATGGACAAATTTTATGGTTCAGAGAAAACATATTGTATTGAAGCGCTTATGCAAGACGGAAAAGCTTTACAAATTGGAACTTCACATTTTTTAGGACAAAACTTTTCGAAAGCTTTTGATGTAAAATTTACCAATTTTAATGGAAAAAAAGAATATGTATGGGGAACGTCTTGGGGAGTATCTACCAGATTAATAGGTGGATTGATTATGTCACATTCTGATGATAAAGGATTAATTTTACCTCCAAAAATAGCTCCCATACAAATCATTATTATTCCTATATATTATGAAAAAAAATATGATATAATTAATGAAATATCTAAAAAAATTTTAAATATTTTAAAAAAAGAAGGAATAAGAGTAAAATATGATGATAGAGTTTTACTAACTCCAGGATGGAAATTTCATGAATATGAAATGAAAGGAATCCCCATACGAATCAGTATAGGAAAAAATGAAATACAAAATGAAAAAGTAGAAATTTTTAGAAGAGATACATGTGAAAAAACATATCTCTATTGGGGAAATTTAAAAAATTCAATATTAAAATTGCTAGAAAAAATACAAAAGAACATTTATAAAAAAGCTTTTCAAAGAACTCAAGAATTAATTATTAAATTAGATCATTACAATGATTTTAAAAATCAAATAAAGCGTTCAGGAGGATTTATTTTTGCTCACTGGGATGGAACAAAAAACACAGGAAAAAAAATTCAAGAAGAAACAGAAGCAACTATACGTTGTATTCCAATAAATAACATGGAAAAAGGAAAATGTATTTATTCTGGGAACCCTTCTTTGCAAAGAGTAGTTTTTGCTAAATCTTATTAA
- a CDS encoding dihydroorotate oxidase: MIMKKIDISASINGIKLPLCIMNASGVLCSTDQELSNLLNSFSGGVVTKSCTSKPREGNVSPRYFEWNAGSINSMGLPNRGINFYISFLEKKKINKPIFLSISGLSPEENYFLIQKANQSSKITAIELNLSCPNILEKKEILDYNFYKISNFIENIFKFNKIPLGIKLPPYFYETQIKNMASILNQFPISFITCINSLPNGLFIDLNQEAVVIRPKKGFGGIGGSVIKPFALANIHKFYTYIRKDISIIGCGGISSGKDIFEHILCGASAVQIGTQFMKEGISVFERLKKELIFILEKKNYSSINIFKGKLKTFNKI; encoded by the coding sequence ATGATTATGAAAAAAATAGATATTTCTGCTAGTATAAATGGAATTAAACTTCCATTATGTATTATGAACGCTTCAGGCGTACTTTGTTCTACAGATCAAGAACTATCTAATTTATTAAATAGTTTTTCTGGTGGAGTTGTTACAAAAAGTTGTACATCTAAACCTAGAGAAGGAAATGTTTCCCCTAGATATTTTGAATGGAATGCAGGAAGTATTAATTCTATGGGATTACCTAACCGTGGCATAAATTTTTACATAAGTTTTTTAGAAAAAAAAAAAATAAATAAACCTATTTTTCTTTCTATATCCGGATTATCTCCAGAAGAAAACTATTTTCTCATTCAAAAAGCAAATCAGTCTTCAAAGATTACTGCTATAGAATTAAATCTATCTTGTCCTAATATTCTTGAAAAGAAAGAAATATTAGATTATAATTTTTATAAAATTTCAAATTTTATAGAAAACATATTTAAATTTAACAAAATACCTTTAGGCATTAAACTCCCTCCTTATTTTTATGAAACACAGATTAAGAATATGGCTTCGATTTTAAATCAATTTCCTATTTCTTTTATTACTTGTATTAATAGTTTACCTAATGGTCTCTTCATTGATCTAAATCAAGAAGCTGTAGTAATACGACCTAAAAAAGGATTTGGAGGAATAGGTGGATCTGTCATAAAGCCTTTTGCGTTAGCCAATATTCATAAATTTTATACTTATATAAGAAAAGACATATCTATTATAGGATGTGGAGGTATTTCTTCTGGAAAAGATATTTTTGAACACATATTATGTGGAGCTTCCGCTGTGCAGATTGGAACACAATTTATGAAAGAGGGGATTTCAGTATTTGAAAGATTAAAAAAAGAATTAATTTTCATATTAGAAAAAAAGAATTATTCATCTATCAATATTTTTAAAGGAAAATTAAAAACATTTAATAAGATTTAG
- the pyrF gene encoding orotidine-5'-phosphate decarboxylase, which translates to MEEKEQFFLEIYNLGIIKFGNFTLKSGMNSPIYIDFRPIASRPDLLIKLSDLLIHEVISYDFELICGVPYAALPIATTLSLRSKIPLIIKRKENKGYGTERMIEGIYKIGQNCLIIEDVITSGDSLLKTVIDLEKEGLIIKNIMSILDREQGGIENIRKKGYNIRTLFRIGEVLKILKKKHFLKKKEIHMIQFFFKKKNIKNIQNKRISYEEKKEKISHPIGKKLIDITLKKKTNLIVSADLIHTENILKLVNLIGDRICGLKLHVDIINDFSYSFIKCLKNISIEKNFLLFEDRKLCDVGYTNYLQLHYGIHKISSWADIITVHVLAGSMSIQNLDIPYSMGLITISEMSSYGRLSDDHYIRKALNISLKNPKVIGTVAQRKVDDRLLLFTPGIHFYKRNNNNIGNTYIHPVQAFEKNGSDFIIVGKAIYQSDNPEITAEEYRNAGWKAYKNGL; encoded by the coding sequence ATGGAAGAAAAAGAACAATTTTTTTTAGAAATTTACAATTTAGGAATCATAAAATTTGGAAATTTTACATTAAAAAGTGGAATGAATTCTCCTATATATATAGATTTTCGTCCAATAGCTTCTAGACCAGATTTATTGATCAAATTATCTGATTTACTAATCCATGAAGTTATATCTTATGATTTTGAATTAATTTGTGGAGTTCCATACGCAGCTTTGCCTATAGCTACTACTTTATCTTTAAGATCAAAAATTCCACTAATTATTAAAAGAAAAGAAAATAAAGGATATGGAACAGAACGAATGATTGAAGGGATATATAAAATAGGACAAAATTGTCTTATTATAGAAGATGTAATTACAAGTGGAGATAGTTTATTAAAAACAGTAATCGATCTTGAAAAAGAAGGATTAATAATTAAAAATATTATGTCGATTCTTGATAGAGAGCAAGGGGGAATAGAAAATATAAGAAAAAAAGGATATAACATTCGAACTTTATTTCGAATAGGAGAAGTTTTAAAAATATTAAAAAAAAAACATTTTTTAAAAAAAAAAGAAATACATATGATTCAATTTTTTTTCAAAAAAAAAAATATAAAGAATATTCAAAATAAGCGGATTTCTTATGAAGAAAAAAAAGAAAAAATTTCTCATCCTATAGGAAAAAAACTTATAGATATTACGTTGAAAAAAAAAACAAATTTGATAGTTTCTGCTGACTTAATCCACACTGAAAATATTTTAAAATTAGTCAATTTGATTGGAGATAGAATTTGTGGATTAAAACTTCATGTAGATATTATAAATGATTTTTCATATTCATTTATAAAATGTCTTAAAAATATTTCTATAGAAAAAAATTTTTTATTATTTGAAGACAGAAAATTATGTGATGTTGGTTATACTAATTATCTTCAACTTCATTATGGAATACATAAAATTTCTTCTTGGGCAGATATTATTACGGTACATGTACTTGCTGGAAGTATGAGTATACAAAATTTAGATATTCCTTATAGTATGGGATTAATTACAATATCTGAAATGTCTTCTTATGGAAGATTATCAGATGATCATTACATAAGAAAAGCACTAAATATTTCTTTGAAAAATCCAAAAGTAATTGGGACTGTGGCACAAAGAAAAGTGGATGATCGATTATTATTGTTTACCCCTGGTATTCATTTTTATAAAAGAAATAATAATAACATAGGAAATACCTATATTCATCCTGTTCAAGCTTTTGAAAAAAATGGAAGTGATTTTATTATTGTGGGAAAAGCAATTTATCAATCTGATAATCCAGAAATAACAGCAGAAGAATATAGAAATGCAGGATGGAAAGCTTATAAAAATGGACTTTGA
- a CDS encoding MarC family protein: protein MEWINSLISCFMILFSIIDILGNAPIIMGFKSKGNVIETNKVIITSLVIFLSFLFLGQPMLKIIGIDVHSFSVAGSIVLFLIGLEMILGIDLHKVTENAQTSIVPIAFPLIAGPGSLTTLISLRATYDVNIILLSLILNMIVVYFVIDRCDFIAEKIGNNGLDILKKIFGIVLLAFAVKIFGANARELFQQ from the coding sequence ATGGAATGGATAAATTCATTAATAAGTTGTTTTATGATCCTTTTTAGCATTATAGATATATTAGGAAATGCTCCCATAATTATGGGGTTTAAATCAAAGGGGAACGTTATAGAGACAAATAAAGTTATAATTACTTCTCTTGTCATATTTTTATCTTTTCTTTTTTTAGGGCAACCTATGCTTAAAATCATTGGAATTGACGTTCATTCTTTTTCTGTTGCTGGATCTATAGTATTGTTTTTGATAGGGTTAGAAATGATATTAGGAATAGATCTTCATAAGGTAACAGAAAATGCTCAAACTTCTATTGTTCCAATAGCTTTTCCACTTATAGCTGGTCCTGGATCTTTAACTACTTTAATATCATTAAGAGCAACTTACGACGTAAATATTATTCTTTTATCCCTTATTTTAAATATGATAGTTGTCTATTTTGTAATAGATAGATGTGATTTTATAGCCGAAAAAATAGGAAATAACGGTTTAGATATTTTAAAGAAAATATTTGGAATTGTTTTATTAGCTTTTGCAGTAAAAATTTTTGGGGCTAATGCAAGAGAATTGTTTCAACAGTAA